AGGGGATAACGTACATGCAACAACACTTAACGAATGTTGTGAAATGAGTGTTCgctttctaaaataaaataattagattAGAAGCATTTAACCAAATCTGATCATCATTTGATATGAAGGTattcattttgaaatattttttttaattgaaattaagaaaattccaaattatatatatttttagtttagTATGTTCGAGCAAGATTATGAGAGTTAATGGTCCGATGAGAAAACTTTGTTAGTTCGGAGAGATAAACCAAAATGAAAGATATGAtcattcaaaaaattcaaaggGTTTCCACGAACGCTAATAAGAAATTGGAGAATATTGATGATGAATTCTCTTCATATTCTTTCTTCACACCTTTTGATAGACTCACGTCGATAAGAAAGACGATGTGCTAGAATTGAGCATAACTATTAGACCAAGGGTAGTAAGGCCTTCAAAAAAGTCATGAAAGGAGAATGATCGAAATATCAAAAGGTTGTGAATTTGCTCAAATTAATGAAAGAATTAGATACACAATACTATGAAAAGGAAGACGGAAATATTGCTCTAGTCGAAAAGTATTTTGTAAAAGTtgagaaaaatatgaaataagtGGGAAATGAGGTCAAAGGAGACGGAACAAAAAAATTTTGTCCATGGGAAAATTTATTAACGATCCAAACTCGAAACTTGAGTATTATATGAAgatacaagaaaaaaaatcataaatgatttagttaattatttgtaatttttaaaattgcatgtaagttttttaattacatttatttttcttaattatatgtaattttttattatattttaaaatttaattatgtataattatattatttaattatgttttaatcATTCTacttttttaatatcaaattattgatattaaataaaataaaaaatttatatttcaacatCATCATTATATTGCAATTTTATCTCATCATTGTAATaagatataattaaattatcaacaCCAACATTAATATGAAATCAACTTCAGCTCATCAACTTTTTCATACCATTAAACATCCAAACTCAACATCATCTCAAACAATCGCTTCCTATCccaccaaaaaaataataattattgttttcTTTGAGAGTTTTATCTAATTTTGGAAATCCTTGCAATATCATTAAATGTCCACTCTCCCCTTCGCCAAACGGCACAAGCCTTTGCCGTCGTCCCCTGAAACCCCCGCACTCTAGCCTAGTACCTTAATTTTTTACACATTTTCCAATGCATACACCTACCGAgaattactttaaaaaatttaatattcctTGTGTTTCCTCACTAGTAAACAATTGTATATGTACGAATCTCACTCATTTTCTAATACGCTATTGTAGAATacagttttttgtttttgtttttgtttttttttaacaaatgccAAAACAGACGTCACCATGTTATACAGTTGCGAGATCattgtattaaaaattaataatataaaaaactgacatatatgtatatatatatatatatgagttttgatatgctgcacacctaccatgcacacttatgtgagcaccgatgatgtgtcactcacctattggatgtgatgaaatataaaaaaattgcgCATCCAATAAGTAAATGACACCTCATCAGTGCTCACATAAATGTGCACGATAAAAATACAGCCTATCAAAactaataatatgatattagcacGCACATAACGAGgattattaaatatgaaattgtAACTAATAGTGGTTTCTGGAGCTTTTTACATCGGACCCTTCTTTTAAAAATTAGGGAAAACAAAATTCTACCCCCAAAAAATTTCCCTACGCTCAAATCTCCATTTTTACACACATATTTCGGAGATCTGTACAAAATCTAAACAGCAAAAACAAGTTGGTAATTAATGAGTCCAGCAAAAGTAACACTAAAATTGAAACCAAAATTTCCTTATTTTATTGTTGattaactaatttttttctGAGAGGAGGGAAGCTAATCCAGTGACCACCGCCTTATTACCCCTCTCTAAACTCCTCGGCTTCACCGCCGGCAGCTGCCACACCACCATCGGCGAGACATCGTGAGATTTCGCCGGCAATTTGGGCGACTCAAAATCGGCCTCAAACGACGATGACTTCTCTCCAAAAATCAAATCCAATTCTCCAACCTCACTTTCTGACACCTCCGCAACTTCTGGTTCTGGTACTAGCTCGGGTTTGGGCTTGGGCTCCTGGGCGGCGTCGTTTTGGGGGAGGGTAGTTGCTTTTGGTTGCAGAATTCGGGTGTGAGGGCCAAGCCATTTAGATTTCATGTATTCGGATTTGCGCCAAGGCGCGATGTGCATGCCTTTCTTTTTCAGGCTCTGGCGCGCGGCTTCCGACGCGATCGACACGATCTGAAGAAGCCGATCGGATTTCCCGACGAATATGTTCGGCAAGTACTGCAAAATTGCCTTGTAGTTACTGGTGGATCTTGCAATTTCGAACTCCGATCGGAAATCTATGTCAATTATTAGTCTCTCGCCATCTAATATCACGTCAACATACTcgtaatcacctgcatcattgcGAAAACAAGTAAAGCCCATTTATTTCCTTGTCATAAATCGAGCAAAATCCCTGATTATGATGTACAATAAAATTAATCGTAAAATCTTGAGGAGCGAAGGGGTTAATGTTCAGATCCAGGAGGTTGAATTCGAGAAAGCTCAAAAGTATGCAATCATTTCCATATATAAATTCAATTGGGAAACAAAACTGTGATATGTTCTTCGTCaggatttgaaattcacttcCACAACCCATTAATGATTTCAGATCCCAAAGTCGAAACTCTTAAATTGGTAAAGTTGTGTTCAATTGATTTACGGAGGGGAAATATAAAATGAATTGATGTAATAACATGGAATGTTAGGAAATTAATTCGCACAAAGTAAAATTGATAAACAGAATGATGTATAAAGAGAAAGTTGGGAGTTTACCAGCTGGAATGGAGGAAGATTTTTCCCATCTGGATTTACAAACGGCGACATTATAGCCAAGAGTTATTAATCCATCGGCGACAATTTTCCTCAAATCGTCTTTTCTTCTGCAGGTTTTATTCTTTTCCACGATCCTCGATGTGTCTGCCAATAGATTTCTCTCCACCATACTCGCACACTGTATCAAACTCTGCATTCAGAAAACCAAATCGGTTCATAAACTGAAATTTGAACGGGAATAAACtccaaaattaataataataaaaaatgaaactGGGAGGTGGTAAACGAAGATCTTTACCTTGAGAATATCCGAGGAATCACCGAAAGAAGAGTTGGCAGTGAATGAATCGGAGAAGACATCAAATTCATCGTCGGAGCTGTAGTTTCTGTTGCCGTTAAAGCAATTGCAGCGGTTTCTCCCACATTTCATGGCTACAGTACCGCTGGTTTGTTTGTCAGTGTTCTCCTCGATGAAATTCTGGACCATTTTATCTAAACAGAGTGAGCTCGGCTCAAACTCAGCTGCTGTGATGCCGTTCGCTGGTCTATCCACCGTTGAAATCCTCATAACACCGTTGAACGGACGGTCGAATAGCCGCTTCAGCCGTGACTTCAACACCGGCGTCTTCGCGACGGCATCGTTTCGGATCGATGACTCACTATAATTTATCGGCTGTATTTTCATGGGGAATGGCATTTTGCAACTCCAGCAACGGTACTCTACCAAACTATCCTATCTACTTGTCAGTTGAACAAATTCTCAGAGCTCTTAAAAACTACTCAATTCATGAAATAAGTTACCAAAAGCACTTCAAAAACATCGactcaaataaacaaataaaagcaAGCCGAATTCAACATTTCGAACTCTGCCTGCCCTTTTCTTCCGATCAAAATTCAATCTCACCTCTAAATCATCGTAATTTCCGAAGAAATTTCAAAAGAGATCTGAAGAAAACACTCTTCACACCAGCCAGCAACCAAACAAACAAAAGTAGAGAAGAAGAGCGAAAAAGATAAAGAAAACGAAAATCTCCTCTTTACTTAACGAGAGTCTTGTAGTTATAGCTAGGATTTATCATGGAACACGCGTAGACATTAGCATTGCATTTTGAGAGGATACACGAGACAGCTCCGGCGAGTTTTGTCGCCGGCGGTGAGATGCTTCGATTTGATTCTCTTCTGTTTTTCCGAATTAATAGACCCGCTTCATTATTGCAGATTTGTGAAGCGAATGGGAGTGGGGATTTATATAGAGCAGTGCTGAACTGCCACGTGTAACATAATCGGGCGTTGGATGTCCTGAAATTCAGGCAATGATCAGGTGTGACGAGCGTAATCAGATTTTGAACATTTTACTTCTCAGACGTTCGGATGACAATCATTTGGGCCGGGTTTGTCAATTAGACATCTCATCCGTTGAGATTATAAGGAGCTCATATTCGTCGACTTGAGAAAATATGTGCAAAATCCACGGTCCGCCCCGATCCATTTCAATTAACGGATTCGGATTTATTAGGTTAATCTGATAATTAtacaagtaatatttttaaatccgtatatttataacaaatgctagataaaataaatgatattagagctttttcttattaaaaaaacaacacaatcaAATTAACTAAACTCTCATTAGCATGGATACATCAAGATtctattttattctttgtaattattttgcaaatcttgtttATCTTATGAGATAATAGGAATCAATACTTGTATATATGTTACTCTGTgtgaataataaaatatccaTTCGAACACCAAATCATATATAATACCAGTTTCCTTTTGGTTCGCGCCGTTCAAACCTACAACGTACGCTCATGGCTTCCTCCGATCCTGCTCAAACAGCCACGCCCCTCATCTCCATTAATCTTGTTTCCCAGACCCCTTAAAACTCACGCCCTCAAATTGTTATGCATGGCTTCTGCAGTTTCGATCCTTTCTATGCAAGGCATCAAAGCTACTGTTGATGCACTTGCACTTATAATGAACATCCATAAGTGCTGTTCCGCTCCATCTGAGTAGCTGCTGGACTCCGGTGCCTCTCATCATGTGACCATAGACCTTGCAAACCTCTCCCTCCACTCTCCTTACACTGGCTCTGACGTCGTCGTGGTTCGAAACGACAATGTGGTTTGTCTCACACCCAAAATTGTTCTCTTACTTTACCGACTGCCTATGTACGTCTATCTatcactaatttttttatgtgttcCCTCCATGACTAAGAATCTCATAACTTTGCCAAACTAACAATGTCTCTGCAGTCACCTTTCTCCCATCTTCGCCGGGAATTAGTTCAACACTCACCTACGCATCTCCCATATCTCCTCACGTGATTATCTGGCTGATGGCCCTCGCCTTCGTCATTTAGCCTTCAAGATCGATTAGTGTTTCCATCGATCTTGAGTGGGCTTATTAGCATGGATACAACAAGATTTGATACTATTTGAATGCATTATATCTTTGTAATTATTCTGAAAATCTTGTCTATCTTTGGAGATGATTATAGGCATCAAAACTTGTATATATGTTTGTCTATGTGAAACGATAAAATATTCATTCGAGCACCAAATCCTATAATACTAATAACCCTTGCCTCATCAcaatattttcaattaaattaatttttccagCGAATATAGTTGGATAAATTGAtagatacaaataaaaaaaaagcattTAAATTGGATACAATATTACGTATATTTTTTTTCTGGAAAGCATAAATTGTTATATGTTTGGATGAAAAGAGATATATACCAAGACATAAATTTAGAAGTTAAAATTGGCATCTtttggtttttttaaaataaaatttaaccctGCCCAATTATTGTCAtcggaaatatttttattttaaaaaacactttaattaaatatcagAAAACATTCGATATTAATTCAAATGTAGAGGTTACATtcgaatgaaaaaaaaatgtacaatTGCTTCATAATGATCCCTCGTACGTGAAGATAACTCGCAACTATTAAACATTCACTACgggaaaaaaaatactattCAACATTTTTCTAGCTTTTAATTATTGTGATCCACATGTCACGGTAAAAATGTTCTTCCACGCCAACTTCTGTATGTTCGAAAATAATCTAAAATCGGTGAGGAGAGTGTTTAAGTTGGTTGAATATTTGTATTTGTGATCAATttgttacatattttatttcttattaatAGTCACAAAAAGATTTGTCTAGAATTGTTACTTTGTTGACGTGGTTTATAAGTTATTGAGTTCAGTTTGAAAGTTTGTCCAGTGTACCTCTATTAAAATCTGATGCGGATTCccagttaaaaaaataaaaaatctaaaatctCTCCAAATGTGAGAAGAAAATAGCctacaaaatattatacaaaattttaaacgTCTCAATTAGTGCTATTATCTATTTACTgatataaattatttgttgAAAACTGCTCGTCCATANAATTATGGCAAAAATAAAAGCTCGAATTATAAGAATaccacatatatattttttattttttattttgagttgtGGAAGGAAATTGTTATAGTTAAGTCTCCAACCCGATATCTTGTTTAAACATGATGTCAGATcacatttaatttttgaaattaaatttacctTTCAATTCAAACATTTTCGGAGATTGCTTGGTCGCTTATTTGGTAGGGTCAtttgttagattttttttaaatgatcatttgttagattttttttataaatgataatatgttagaattaaattttgtttttgaacctCATAAAATTGACACTTTTAACTCCTTTGCACCGTGCATCAAATGGAGTGAGAAATTTATAAGATAATATTTGATGATTTATACACAGTCCACCAATAcatacacaattttagtttatGATATAACGTTAAAATTGAACTTTGGATCTAACTCAAATTCAAAAACTAGTTCAAAGAAGATGATTGTCTAAGTTTATATATACAACTCTTAAAAAGTTAATTCACTCAATATGAgacatttaatatatatacacacacaaaaacaaaaaaaatcattattcaCGTACGGACATGAATATATATGTGCCTTTAATTTTGTGCACATGTTATTAATACGCAGAGTgcgtaattttttttcttcagaaaattgagtttgaaatatttcttccttgACTGATAAAAGTAATTACCCAAAACAAAGAATAAATAAACAACTATTTATATAAAGCTGTGGGACACTAATAGTATggcaaatataatatcaaatatatacTTCAAATGTATGAAAACAAACGCCTTTTTCGCTTTTgcattaataatataataatatatataacatataaaaaaacaaataaatcagCTACGAAATTATTGCCGCACATAAGTTTATTTGACCAtggaatttatgaaattaaggCGATGTACAGAAGTGAAGGTAAAATTAATTTGTggtagaaaattaaataatgggtCAAAGTTG
This window of the Primulina huaijiensis isolate GDHJ02 unplaced genomic scaffold, ASM1229523v2 scaffold42415, whole genome shotgun sequence genome carries:
- the LOC140969642 gene encoding uncharacterized protein, with translation MPFPMKIQPINYSESSIRNDAVAKTPVLKSRLKRLFDRPFNGVMRISTVDRPANGITAAEFEPSSLCLDKMVQNFIEENTDKQTSGTVAMKCGRNRCNCFNGNRNYSSDDEFDVFSDSFTANSSFGDSSDILKSLIQCASMVERNLLADTSRIVEKNKTCRRKDDLRKIVADGLITLGYNVAVCKSRWEKSSSIPAGDYEYVDVILDGERLIIDIDFRSEFEIARSTSNYKAILQYLPNIFVGKSDRLLQIVSIASEAARQSLKKKGMHIAPWRKSEYMKSKWLGPHTRILQPKATTLPQNDAAQEPKPKPELVPEPEVAEVSESEVGELDLIFGEKSSSFEADFESPKLPAKSHDVSPMVVWQLPAVKPRSLERGNKAVVTGLASLLSEKN